GAACCCGGCTTGGTTGTTGTTGCTGCTCACTTCTGGTCCTGACGTTCGTAGGGGATCTTTTCGCCGGCTTCGATAGCCACAGGAAGCCGGTTTTCGGCCGGCGGCAGCGGGCAGGTCGCAAGGTCGGTGTAGGCGCAAGGGAGGTTCACGGCCCGATTGAAGTCGAGCTGGACAGTTCCGTCGGCGGCCGGAACAACGGACAGCGAGCGGTTGGCCGCGTAGGTGGTCTTACCGGAGGTCTGGTCGGTGAACAGCACGGACAGCGAGCCCGGCGCGTAGCCGTTGAACGCGGTCAGCGCCAACTCCTCGCCGGCCAACCTGAAGCGGATCTCACCCGGAGCTTCGTACACATGCTGGATGCCTTCCACCGCGGCCCCCACCGTGGTGGCGCGCGGTGTCTCGAACGGCACGAAGGTACCAGCCACGGCAAAGGCGGCATTGGGCGTGTAGGCGGGCGTCCCTTGGTACTGCTTCAGCAGCTGGTTTTCG
This Paenarthrobacter sp. GOM3 DNA region includes the following protein-coding sequences:
- a CDS encoding DUF1684 domain-containing protein, translated to MSLHTETALEAFDEEWQEWHAAHERNRAHPHGFLAVTHLHWLSSEATRLEGAPGIWSADDDVVRVVLEPGESLERDGVQLSGSVALGPIEERGGINLVSGDTVIEVAKRGGEYIVRPRNPENQLLKQYQGTPAYTPNAAFAVAGTFVPFETPRATTVGAAVEGIQHVYEAPGEIRFRLAGEELALTAFNGYAPGSLSVLFTDQTSGKTTYAANRSLSVVPAADGTVQLDFNRAVNLPCAYTDLATCPLPPAENRLPVAIEAGEKIPYERQDQK